The segment TTGaataacatttacaataaaagatGAATGATGATGTTGATCAAACTGTGACTACACTAAAAAGTATCTCAGAATAATAAACCTTCTATACTTGTGTATGTATAATGTATATTGTCACAGaatgtgtcctttttttctccttccggTTATTAAAGACAGAAACTTACATCAATGATGAAGTCAGTGAAAGGTCTGAGGTTGTCCGGCTCTTCTTGGTTCCTGCGGAGCTCCCGCCGGTGTTTGACCAGGAACAGAGCCAGGTTCTTCTCCTCCCGGGACACCTTCAGCCGGATGTCCATCTTTTCCACCTCCTCCGACCAGCGGAACAGGGCAGCCAGGATGGTCATGGGTTTGGGAGAGCGGTCTTTGGCGTTCTGCCACACACGCTTCATCTCGTCAACATCGCCATCTGGAGGTAGACCTGAGGTGTAGCAGGGACAAGGAGAGAAAAACCACGAGACAATTCTCATTtatctaaactaaaatatagttttaatcttatttattaCCTGTTAtctcctgctctgctctgaggtttaaaacaatgaaacgTTAATTAACTGAAAGTCATTATCTGGAtagaaaagtggaaaacaacTGATTGTTCAGAACAGAATTAgctcaaaaacataaaattaaacttttcctctttaaaactGTCTAAACTGTTGGATTCTTAAAAAATGATGTCACTTTCAGCAAACTCAGAACTGCTAAAACTTATGGAAGCAGCAGGAGTGGACGTCGTTTTTCCACacacaacttttccattttggctttgatGTTCTTTAAGAAATTATGACATGGAAtctgctttatgtttttgtacactagtttagatttgaatcattttagaccCTGGTACTGATGGTTCTCATTAaatcctgatacataaaaccctagATTTAACAGAGGGTGTATTTTCTTTGTCCCATCCCTGGCTGTAGAACTTCACttgtgaaaaactaaaagtgatTTGTAGTCTTGTTTAAGAAGGTTTGCCTGGCTTTCTTTATAACATGAATACAAAATGAATGATTGTATCTGAACATGCTAATATATTTACCTTTCCCACAAATTTAAACCCCACCCCAGTCATGTTTCTCACCTATATACTGAGCCAGCTCCAGATCGTAGATCAGCTCCAGCAGATGAGCAGCGTGGTTACCAACCACGATCTTCTTCAGTTCCACCCAAATCCTTTCTCCCGATATAGCTGCCAGTCCTCGGCCATTTGCCCTGATGGCGGCCAGAGTCTCAGGCTCATGGTTGTCAGGCTTTAAAGCCACCCGGCCGTAAAACCTGGAACAAAGTGACAGAGCCGTGATCAATGCGCCCACTTCAAATCAACAAGCAGCATGACGTCATTTATGCTTTGGATGAGTGAGGCAGCCAACCTGAAGTATCTCAGGATTCTCAGGTAGTCCTCTTGTATCCTTTGTTCAGCGCTGCCAACAAAACGGACTTTATGGTTCTGGAGGTCTTCATATCCTTTAAAATAGTCATATAATGTGCCATCAAGCCCTGAAAGGAGAAAGAATTCATTCTTTAATCTTATAAGGGTAACAAGTAGGAAACATTACATCATCTTTCCTCCTCAACACAGTTCGtgtgcaaaagaaaacagcagttaCCTAAAAACATGGAGTTAATGGTGAGGTCTCTCCGCTCTGAGTCTTTCTGCCAGTCAGTGGTGAACTCCACCTCTGCATGCCGTCCATCTGTCTGCACATCCACCCGCAATGTGGTCACCTCAAAGTTCTCATTGTGCAGCTGTAAAAGAGGaccaacagaaagaaaactctGTTCTCACAGTGCTGTGAACACAAGGGACACGACCAGAAGactacctgtgtgtgtttaacctTCCTTGCACCAATCACACACTAGTGTTAAAGCTACTCGTTTTCCCCAGAGTTTGATGTCTGTTTCTCAGATAAAACATTACAGgaataaacatttcaaacagaaatggGGCCTTGTTATTAGGCTGATTTTCATTGAACGCATCGCTTAGTTTTCAGAGAttcacaaactatttttttttcttcattttttaaaaaatcctgtcATATCCTGTGCAGTTTTAGCCATTCAAGTGttaaaacgttcagctcattcatgaCATTTTTGGAACTTTTATCCTGTTCaaattaacttcatttacatgttttccccatagaaatacagcGGGATCTCTtcaatttattcaaaaacattgctctcttcaaaaaaatctgtttttgtcttatgcTACTTTGTTGTTAGTTGCCATTCTGCTATTTTGAActttgagctagccttttgctgcttttagcttctagctagtcttctgcttctttaagctttaccaactcagtttcagcttcttcagcaaattccAGAAAAGTCATTCAGTACTTGttcatgctgcattttaaaagaaattgtaaTCTCTCTAGTTTGACTGGAAATTATGTTGGAACATACTCAAAAGGCCCAAGATATCGTGTAAACCTTAAACATGAGGTTAGTTTTATTCTGAACTCCTATTACATTTCATTCACttgctttaactttaaactaTGTTTTAATGTGATCCAGTCGTACCTTCAAACTCAAGCTGCCTGTTTGATGATGAGTTGAGTTCCTTGAAGAAGTTAGGGGCCTCACTCCAATTTCATAGACTTTTATGATGTTGTTGAAGTTTTTTCGAAAAGATCAGCTCTCAGACAAAGTCGTTTGAAACCGAAGAGGAAAACTGAACCAAAATCTACGGCACTAGAAGAGATGCTGCGGTATCAGCAATGAGCCAAGTGCTGATGAATCTTGAGGGTCTGATCCACCAGCTCTCTTATTTctcagttttacatgtttttaaatcctctCCTCGTGTCACAAACTGGTATTTACAAAGAAGCAAAGGGAGAAAAGCTGACACAAAAAGTTCTGGAAAAACAAGACTTTAGCACTGAATTTTTGACAAAATGGATACTTCTGTCAAAAAGATGTCAGTTTATTGCAATATAGGATATAGGGTGCAGTTCCCAATTCTCTCATGTTTAATACATTAACTTTGCTTGATTTAGTTCAATACCTCCTGTGAAAGTTACACCTGTACTTTCATGTCATCCCTCTGAAAACGCCACTTTCTTTCAGATTAGGTATCAAGCTGTTGGCAGGAGAACACAGGACGCTTCCCATTTGAGCGTGTTTTTGTTCAGCACCGAGATGATTTGATGTGAATCCAATTGAATTTAGACCAAAGAGCAAAAAACAACTGGGAAAACCTCAAATGTGTTCACCCAACCATCAGCAAAACTGTCAAAATCAGTAAAGGTTACAACTCCTTCTGATTTACCTATTCTGTCTGTAACTAATTGTATTTAATTATaaactagcattctttgaaggaatgcatatcataaTGGTTACTTTATGAATttcaaaaaaatccatccagtggttcatgagatattttgtgactTACGCACACctaggcaattacatgatcgcctaCTTGTCATGGCAATGGGTGATCAATATAGTGAGCAAATATTGATTAACCTACAGTTCTAAACAGCTTTGTCAAGCTAAGTCTAAAATGAATAAAGACTTGAAACACTGCCTCAGCATTTCTGGGTAAATTTCGTTAAAAAGAGATGAGTGCAACTGTTAACTTAAAAATATCCATAGCCTGACATAATGTTGGTCTGACCCTAcgtaaaaactagaaaaaaatgtattacttATTCGCAAATTTTGTTGATGAAACTGGTCTAGCACACAAAGTAATTAACCTAtcggtttaaaactctgtgtcaaaacaattttaaaaacctaatttcTGAAGATAACATCATTCTGctcttgcttcttttttgtcttcagtctcACAGCTCAGCTCATATGGATAAGCAATAGCTCAGCCACTgaactcaggaaaaaaaaatatttaagttaaatATATAGCGAGTAGTTTAACAAACTTCAgagcatcttttaaaaacacgaCATCTCTTCTTCAGCGTCTTACTCGGGCTGTAATGGTCCCGTGCTTCTCTCCTTTATTGTTGATCATCCTGATCCCTGCCGTTTGGAACATGTGCTTCATCTCCTCCGGAGTGGCCGTGGTGGCAAAGTCCACATCCTCAGGACGCTTCCCAGCCAGCAGGTCCCGCACGGCGCCCCCAGCGATCCGCAGCTCATACCGGTGCTTCGCAAACACCTctagggggaaaaacaaaaacctgcacaaTGAAGTTGTGAAATACTCAGACATGGaattaattctttttattttatcgaCCTTCtagaaaatatttcaacaaaacttaaagattttaaactgCAAACTCTGCCTTTCCCTGATGGAGTAcatttataggaaaaaaaattattttcaggaGCAATCTTCTTTGATCTATCAAATGTAACtgaatgttctgtttctttattaacAGGCTGGTAAAAAGGTCTGATGTTGACTCTAAGTGTGTTTTTGCCATCtgaagctgttgttttgctcctGAAACAGGTTGCATAAACAAAACCACTTACAGAAGAGAACAGTTTGAGAGCCGAAGCTGAAACTTGTCGACACCAATGAAAtccattttaatctgttttcagagtttcttttttcctgcaaCATCTTTTTCAGCATTTCAGAATGTAATATGTAGGATGCAAGATGTAAcgttaataattaataatttagaataatagaaacagaaaaagcacaatttggtgcaaaaaaacaaaccgcAAAAAGATTAAAGTGGACTTTTTTAAGGTCTTACACTTTTGAggacagcaacataaaaaactgGATGTCCAAAAGACAACTAAATTAGTTGAACTGAACTTTTTCAAAGCATTTTAgcagtaaagaaaaacatatcCAGAAAGATGAAACTAGCTTGAATAGCATCTATACAAAGGTCTTCAGAGTTTGATGGTGATACAGGAGAGGACAATTAATTAATTCTGAAATGTGAAAGATAAAATATCAGCTCAGATTCAGGCAAATATAACAAAGCTGACTTATCAGTAAGGATGGACTGAAAAGTCACCATGAGACAGCAACTACTGAGTTTTTGTGACAGGActtaaaaaagattatttaatatATTGACAATCCAGGTTATACAACTAGTGCTGAATAATCCACTTTAACTTTTCAACAAGGCTCGTGCAGCCACAGCACGTGTGTCTCACCTGCCAGCCCGTTCAGTCCGTCCGTGAAGAGAGACTGAAACTCGTCGGTCTTCAGTCGCATAGTAAAGAGACTCCGAAAACACACTGCTCTACTAACCGCACGAACACTCGCCAGTCTGCTCCACATCTGCACAAACCCGCAGCGGGGAGCAGTCACCTGTTTGTGTCCGCAGGTGAGCTAGCTAGCTAATGTTATCGTCACGCGCCGCACGTTCAGCCCCTAACCAGCAAAGAAGCAGCATCAGCGTGTgatgtaaaacacaacaaataggAATATAAAACTTTCATGAATATGTTAAGTCGTTTTATTTCGTAAATGTTGTTCTGTCATCTCCGGTCACCTAGCATGAACCGTTGCAGGAAGCGTTGTATAAAAACGTGCGCCTTCTTACCAATCGCGAAACGTTTCGTCACGCATTGAGGGCGGGGTTTAAGAATGTGTTTTGTCTCGCGAGATTTCCTTcatgtggtttgttttgtttttagcggcTGCTCGTCTGTGTTCTTCAGATAAATAAACTGGAAGTAAATGGCTTTAGAAGAGTTTGTGCAGACCGTGGATAACAGAGCATCAAACCTTACAGCAAACTGCTTCATTATCAATTAATTTGCGCTAATTGCATGTGGGACATAATGAGAAACACattgtaaagtgctttaaagAATCTGGATGCGGTTAAAAAGGTGTAAACTCTATAAATCTAGAGCATGTACTTGCAGTTTCATtctctaaagtaaaaaaagaaaagaaacaagtccAGGTTTCCCACCATGGATAAAATAAACCTCttctaataaacacaaaatggcaGTAATACAATGAGAAACAACACCAAGCAGAGTGGTGGTTTAAAATGCTATTAAAAGTGTATTTAGTCACCGGAGACTGAAAAGACTGAACGTTCCTTCGTGCTTTGAGCCTTCAGTCAAAGGCACATAAACTGATAACTTGACAAAGTGAAAATTCCCCATAGCACGACCACAAGCAATTAGATGACTGATCTTAGTTTCCTTAAGCTTTCTGCAGAGGTGGACAGTAACTATATTT is part of the Kryptolebias marmoratus isolate JLee-2015 linkage group LG4, ASM164957v2, whole genome shotgun sequence genome and harbors:
- the trnt1 gene encoding CCA tRNA nucleotidyltransferase 1, mitochondrial, with translation MWSRLASVRAVSRAVCFRSLFTMRLKTDEFQSLFTDGLNGLAEVFAKHRYELRIAGGAVRDLLAGKRPEDVDFATTATPEEMKHMFQTAGIRMINNKGEKHGTITARLHNENFEVTTLRVDVQTDGRHAEVEFTTDWQKDSERRDLTINSMFLGLDGTLYDYFKGYEDLQNHKVRFVGSAEQRIQEDYLRILRYFRFYGRVALKPDNHEPETLAAIRANGRGLAAISGERIWVELKKIVVGNHAAHLLELIYDLELAQYIGLPPDGDVDEMKRVWQNAKDRSPKPMTILAALFRWSEEVEKMDIRLKVSREEKNLALFLVKHRRELRRNQEEPDNLRPFTDFIIDSREPDSQSKVCELLKYQGEEKLLSELLVWSIPRFPISGHDLRKVGIASGKEIGATLQMLRDVWKKSHYQMDKDELLSHLKL